A single genomic interval of Pyrobaculum arsenaticum DSM 13514 harbors:
- a CDS encoding thioredoxin/glutaredoxin gives MIRVVIHHTCKSSYALYKALKGEAGVSFEMATTPYFPYLRQYVLSVPAVFKDGALVLLDPVEPGDVLALRDGRTEKELDVDEAVENAVRAVMASQAMLSAVMLYKSLRPVLDPEIVAVISRARFHKQEQKVEQIAKALAEREAEILEEHWEHLVKLLAFGLVREMYWLGIDVEEVEKSHVKMWLLAKATVGRLGLPHPVPKVPEEVADAVYAVLKESGRRYLDKVIEEQQIIQSDAEFISLAK, from the coding sequence ATGATTAGAGTGGTGATACACCACACATGCAAGTCCTCCTACGCTCTGTACAAGGCCCTCAAGGGGGAGGCGGGGGTGAGCTTCGAGATGGCCACGACGCCATACTTCCCCTACCTGAGGCAGTATGTCCTGAGCGTCCCAGCCGTTTTTAAAGACGGAGCGCTAGTGCTTTTAGACCCGGTGGAGCCTGGAGACGTCCTGGCGCTTAGAGATGGGAGGACTGAGAAGGAGCTGGATGTGGATGAGGCTGTGGAGAACGCGGTTAGGGCCGTAATGGCCAGCCAAGCCATGTTGTCGGCCGTCATGTTGTACAAGTCGCTTAGGCCGGTGCTAGACCCCGAAATAGTCGCCGTCATCTCGAGGGCGAGGTTCCACAAGCAGGAGCAAAAAGTTGAGCAAATCGCCAAGGCGCTTGCCGAGAGGGAGGCCGAAATCCTGGAAGAGCACTGGGAGCACCTCGTGAAGCTCCTCGCATTCGGCCTCGTCAGAGAGATGTACTGGCTAGGCATAGACGTGGAGGAGGTGGAGAAGAGCCACGTGAAGATGTGGTTGCTGGCAAAGGCCACCGTGGGGCGGCTGGGCCTCCCCCACCCCGTCCCCAAAGTGCCAGAGGAGGTCGCCGACGCCGTATATGCAGTTCTCAAAGAGTCGGGGAGGAGGTATCTAGACAAAGTCATCGAGGAGCAGCAGATAATCCAGAGCGACGCAGAATTCATCTCCCTCGCGAAATAA
- a CDS encoding B3/4 domain-containing protein, translated as MLAIVNEVRNLGVFVAYDVVKGVDNTKYLPQLEEEIRRAVEETRQSLSLETLKDHPIIRAYRDFYWRVLGIDPTKQRPAQEALLRRVLRGEPLPRINPVVDAGNAASVKYMVPIGLYDVAKIRGGPLRIRMSRKGEVFHPIGGSPMELENQIVLAADGQILHIYPYRDSVETKIEEGTRDVLVVVAGVAGVGEERLVQTAKYLRGLLSLLGGVPAGEITLA; from the coding sequence ATGCTGGCTATAGTCAACGAAGTGAGGAATCTGGGCGTATTTGTGGCTTACGACGTAGTCAAGGGGGTTGACAACACCAAGTACCTCCCTCAGCTGGAGGAGGAGATTAGGCGTGCGGTGGAGGAGACGCGGCAGTCGCTGTCGCTAGAGACGCTGAAGGATCACCCCATAATTAGGGCCTACCGCGACTTCTACTGGAGGGTTCTAGGCATAGATCCCACGAAGCAGAGGCCGGCCCAGGAGGCGTTGCTGAGGAGGGTCCTCCGCGGCGAGCCGTTGCCCCGGATAAACCCCGTCGTTGACGCGGGGAACGCCGCGTCGGTAAAGTACATGGTCCCCATAGGGCTGTACGACGTGGCGAAAATTAGGGGAGGGCCTCTGCGGATTAGGATGTCTAGGAAGGGGGAGGTCTTCCACCCAATAGGGGGCTCCCCCATGGAGCTGGAGAACCAGATAGTACTCGCCGCGGACGGCCAGATACTCCATATCTACCCGTATAGAGACAGCGTGGAGACAAAAATAGAGGAGGGCACGCGGGACGTGTTGGTGGTGGTTGCCGGCGTCGCTGGGGTTGGAGAGGAGAGGCTGGTACAGACGGCGAAGTACCTACGCGGTCTTCTCTCACTATTGGGAGGCGTCCCCGCAGGGGAAATTACGCTAGCGTAG
- a CDS encoding phosphohydrolase produces the protein MIVFGDVHIGSRSAKIQELRSCLKSISPEEVAITGDLFDDQHRRINREEALQLFKKAMEILGIRPRRLYIALSSSSHDPILPGPLAAEIDGVEVAAHNGEIVVDGKFVITHGDRMVKNGVAAYFLDLLKRGHIGRALRKKLGLGDNVWLVYGHSHVPYVNVQEKILNPGSWKIYGVRRIRGNVYELPSAKPLCQPDL, from the coding sequence GTGATTGTCTTTGGCGATGTGCACATCGGCTCCCGCAGTGCCAAGATACAGGAGCTGAGGAGTTGTCTGAAATCAATAAGCCCGGAGGAGGTGGCGATCACCGGCGATTTGTTCGACGACCAGCACAGGAGGATTAATAGAGAGGAGGCCCTTCAGCTTTTCAAAAAGGCGATGGAAATCCTAGGGATTAGGCCCAGGAGGCTTTACATAGCGCTCAGCTCGTCTTCTCACGATCCCATTCTGCCGGGCCCCCTCGCCGCCGAGATAGACGGCGTCGAAGTAGCGGCGCACAACGGGGAGATCGTCGTAGATGGGAAATTTGTAATCACACACGGAGATAGGATGGTGAAAAACGGCGTCGCGGCATATTTCCTAGACTTGCTGAAAAGGGGACACATCGGAAGGGCCCTTCGGAAAAAGCTAGGGCTGGGGGACAACGTGTGGCTCGTATACGGCCATAGCCATGTGCCGTATGTCAACGTCCAGGAGAAGATACTCAACCCAGGGAGCTGGAAGATATACGGGGTCAGGAGGATAAGGGGCAACGTCTACGAGCTACCGTCTGCCAAGCCTCTCTGCCAGCCAGACCTCTAG
- a CDS encoding cyclic 2,3-diphosphoglycerate synthase produces MRRVAIIGAAGRDFHVYNTVYRGSREYKVVAFLMTQIPIPNRRYPPSLSGVPEGVPIYTWKSYEELTRYLKELRVDEAVLAFSDLTYEDVGHIISAVLASGASFKIHGPNDTYLNSIKPVIAVTATRTGAGKSTVSREVVRELTSRGLRVVAVRHPMPYRELEDSVVEVFKKPEDLEKLTFEEREEYEQYVEMGVPVLAGVDYGLVLREAERHGDVVLWDGGNNDFPFFKPGFMIVVTDARRAGHEVGSFPGEVNLRLADAVIITKVSDAGRENVEKVVANVKRVNPRATITKADLEVGVDSNISGKRVLVVEDAPTVTHGGLPYAAGYIAAVKYGAVVVDPRPYAVGVIKKVYEEYGTGPVLPSLGYTEEQKRDLEETIRRADADLVLLATPAKIERVVKIDKPIARVSWRLKVVEGPTVKELIDRFLETASLR; encoded by the coding sequence ATGCGTAGAGTTGCAATTATCGGAGCTGCCGGAAGAGACTTCCACGTCTATAACACCGTATACCGAGGCTCGCGAGAATATAAAGTCGTGGCGTTTCTAATGACCCAGATCCCTATCCCAAACAGGAGATATCCGCCCTCTCTCTCGGGCGTGCCGGAAGGCGTTCCAATATACACCTGGAAAAGTTACGAGGAGTTGACTAGATATCTAAAAGAGCTCCGTGTCGACGAGGCAGTCTTGGCGTTCAGCGATTTGACCTATGAGGATGTTGGCCACATAATCTCAGCGGTGTTGGCCAGCGGCGCCTCATTTAAAATACACGGGCCCAACGACACGTACCTAAATTCTATAAAGCCCGTCATCGCAGTAACGGCAACTAGAACAGGCGCGGGAAAATCCACTGTCTCCCGGGAGGTTGTAAGAGAACTCACCTCGCGTGGGTTAAGGGTCGTGGCTGTGAGGCACCCTATGCCGTACAGAGAGCTGGAGGACAGCGTCGTGGAGGTATTCAAAAAGCCGGAAGACCTAGAGAAGCTTACCTTCGAGGAGAGAGAGGAGTACGAGCAGTACGTCGAGATGGGCGTGCCCGTCCTTGCCGGCGTGGACTACGGACTGGTGCTGAGGGAGGCAGAGAGGCACGGCGACGTTGTCTTGTGGGACGGCGGCAACAACGACTTCCCCTTCTTCAAGCCGGGCTTCATGATTGTAGTTACCGACGCCAGGAGGGCTGGGCACGAGGTCGGCTCCTTCCCAGGAGAGGTCAACCTACGTCTAGCAGACGCCGTGATAATTACAAAGGTCAGTGACGCCGGGAGGGAAAACGTCGAAAAAGTTGTGGCCAATGTCAAGAGGGTCAACCCCAGGGCCACCATAACCAAGGCAGACCTAGAAGTCGGCGTCGACAGCAACATATCGGGCAAGAGGGTACTGGTGGTCGAAGACGCGCCGACAGTCACCCACGGAGGGTTGCCCTACGCCGCTGGCTACATTGCTGCGGTTAAATACGGCGCAGTTGTGGTAGACCCAAGACCCTACGCCGTGGGCGTAATTAAAAAAGTGTACGAAGAGTACGGCACAGGGCCCGTCTTGCCAAGTCTGGGCTACACCGAGGAGCAGAAACGTGACCTAGAAGAAACTATTAGAAGGGCCGACGCAGACCTCGTGTTGCTCGCTACTCCTGCGAAAATTGAGCGCGTCGTCAAGATTGACAAGCCGATTGCGAGGGTCTCCTGGAGGCTTAAGGTAGTGGAAGGGCCGACAGTCAAAGAACTTATTGATCGGTTCCTCGAAACGGCGTCTCTACGCTAG
- a CDS encoding DsbA family protein — MIFRKRGPRLTPVTKTEVVKRLLEMAPVKIGNSDKAVLVFFDLRCPFCARLFKEAEETLVEMARRGVITLAMCDYVVHKDAEPLHRKLRCTAEDERLKFIAEAFSGKKVEVGDCPEGNLRECERLAEEVGVYGTPTIIFYNFAKGRGYIHFGYMSPSEVLEAISAL, encoded by the coding sequence GTGATATTCAGAAAGAGGGGGCCTAGGCTCACCCCCGTCACTAAGACAGAGGTGGTAAAGAGGTTGCTCGAAATGGCGCCGGTGAAAATAGGCAATAGCGATAAGGCAGTGCTCGTCTTCTTCGACCTCAGATGCCCCTTCTGTGCGCGGCTTTTTAAAGAGGCTGAGGAAACCCTTGTGGAGATGGCGAGGAGGGGCGTAATCACGTTGGCCATGTGCGACTACGTGGTGCACAAAGACGCCGAGCCTCTGCACAGGAAGCTGAGGTGCACAGCCGAGGATGAAAGGCTGAAGTTCATCGCAGAGGCCTTCAGCGGGAAGAAGGTTGAGGTCGGCGACTGCCCCGAGGGCAACTTGAGGGAGTGCGAAAGGCTGGCTGAGGAAGTGGGCGTCTACGGGACCCCCACCATAATTTTCTACAACTTCGCCAAGGGGAGGGGCTACATTCACTTCGGCTACATGTCACCCAGCGAAGTCCTAGAGGCTATCTCCGCCTTATGA